The nucleotide window TTCGCCGGCAGCACTCTCGAGTGCGCGGGGTTCACCATCCCTGAGCGGGACTGGGAGGAGTCGATCTCGGTGGACATCTCCCCCGAGCGCGTGCTCGAGGCGCAAGCCGACCTCGTACTGGTCTCGGCGACCGACGTGACCGATGCGACCCTCATTCCCGAGTCCATCCGGAGCAATGCGGCGTCCTTCCCCGGCCTGAACGTCGTGGACCAGTCCTTCTGGATCACGGGTGTCGGCCCGCTCGGCGGCATGACCGTGCTTGACGACATCGACCGCATCCTGGCCGGCTCGAAGTAGCCGGGTTCGATGTCAGTGCGGGCGGCCTGGTTCGGGGTAGCCGGGGTAGCGCTGCTTGTGGCCATCACTCTCTCCGTGATCGTCGGCGCCAATTCGCTGGCGCCCGGCACCGTGCTGCATACCGTCTTCGGCGGCGGCAGCGCTGAGTCCCGGTTCGTCGTCTGGGATCAGCGGATACCGCGCACGGCGGCCGCTCTGGCGGTGGGTGCCGCCCTCGGCGTGGCCGGCGCGCTCATCCAGGCGTTTACCCGCAATCCGCTGGCCGACCCCGGCATCCTGGGTGTCAACGCGGGGGCGGCGTTCTGTGTGGCCGTCGGCATCGCCTTCTTCGGCGTGACCAGCCCGCTCGGCCATGTCTGGCTGGCCTGCGGCGGCGCGCTCATTCTCACTGTGGCGGTGTACGCGATCGGGTCCGCCGGCGGCGAAGCGGCCGGACCCGTGCGGTTGACCGTCACCGGCGTCGCGATCGGAGCCGTGTTCGCCGGACTCACCACGGGGCTCACGCTCACCAATCCCGACGCCTTCGACCGGATGCGCGGGTGGAGCGCCGGCAGTCTGCTCGAGCGGGGATTCGACGTGGTCGTGCCCGTTCTTCCGCTGGTCCTGGTGGGACTGGCCCTGGCGCTGGCTGCCGCGCCCGGGCTCAATTCGATAGCGCTCGGCTCCGACGTGGCCCGCTCGCAGGGAGTCAGCGTGCGGCGCATCCAACTTGTCGTCTTGACGGCGGTGACGCTGCTGGCCGGCAGTGCAACGGCCGTGGCCGGGCCACTCGTCTTCGTGGGCCTGGTCGTGCCGCATGTGGTGCGGTGGACGCTCGGTACCGACCAACGCTGGATCCTGCTCGGCTCCCTGCTGCTCGGTCCCATTCTCGTCGTGCTCTCCGACGTGCTGGGCCGTATCGCGGTACTGCCGAGCGAGATGCCCGTCGGCATCGTGACGGCCTTTGTGGGCGCGCCTGTGCTGATCGCCCTGGTGCGCCGGCGCTCGGCGACCGCGCTGTGACCGCCCTCGACGTCGGGCGGCGGCGGGTGGTCCTGCGCATCCGCGGCTCCAGTCTGGTCATCGGGGTGCGCTCCGCCGTCGTCGGCCTGATCGTGACCTTGGTCACGGTGCTCCTCGGACTCCTCGCCCTGGCCCTGGGCGATTTTCCGATCACCATCGCCGAGGTCGTCGGAGTCCTCACCGGCCAGGTCGACGCCCTGCCGCGCATCGTGGTGCTGGAGTGGCGCCTTCCGCGCGCGGCCGCCGCCGTATTGTTCGGTGCCGCACTGGCCGTGGCCGGCGCCATTTTCCAGACCGTCACCCGCAACCCGTTGGCGAGCCCGGACATCATCGGCCTCGCGAACGGCTCGTTCACCGGCATGCTGGTGGCCCTGCTCGTACTCGGCGGCAGCTGGCCACTGCTCACCGCGGGGTCGCTGATCGGCGGCCTGCTGGCGGCCGTCCTGATCTACCTGCTCGCCTACCGGGGCGGCCTGCATGGGTTCCGTTTCATCGTGGTGGGCATCGGCATCTCGGCCATGCTCGCGTCGGTCAACACCTGGATGCTGCTGCGGGTGGAACTGGAGACCGCGCTCTTCGCATCGGCGTGGGGTGCCGGCACGATGAACAGCGTCACCGCTCTCACAGCGGTTCCGGCGGGTCTCTGCATCGTTCTGTTGCTCGCGCTGCTTCCTCTGGTCGCCCCCGCCATGCGGCAGCTCGACCTCGGTGACGACGCCGCCTCCGCCAGCGGAGTGGCTGTCGGTCGGGCCCGGCTCCTCGCCATCGCCCTCGCCGTTTGCCTGGTGAGCGTCGTCACGGCCGTTGCCGGCCCGATCGCTTTTGTTGCGCTGGCCGCACCGCAGATCACCCGGCGACTCACCCAGAGCCCCGGCATCCCCCTCGTCACGACGGGACTCGTGGGAGGGGCGTTGCTGCTCGGCTCCGACCTGATTGCCCAGCATGTCATCCCGCTCACCGTGCCCGTCGGCGTGGTGACGGTGGTCCTCGGCGGCGGTTATCTCGTGTGGCTACTCATCCACGAATCCAGGAGGAGAGCATGAGCTCACCCACCGACCCCACCCCCTCACCGCTCCAGGCCGCCGGCCTCAGTGTGCGGTACGACCGTCGCAGCGTCATCGACGACCTCGACCTCAGCGTGCCGCCCGGATCGTTCACCGTGATCATCGGCCCCAACGCCTGCGGCAAGTCCACCCTGCTGCGCGCCCTGGCCGGCTTGCTTCCCGCGGCGTCGGGAGCCGTGTTGCTGGACTGCAAGGACATCTCCGCCTATTCGGCGAAGGAGACGGCCCGGCGCCTCGGCCTGTTGCCGCAGAGCGCGGTGTCCCCCGACGGCATAACTGTGGCCGAGCTGGTGGCCCGCGGCCGTTACGCCCATCAGCGCCTGCTGCGCCAGTGGTCTGCGGCCGATGAGGCAGCCGTGACGGATGCGCTTCGCCTCACCGACGTCGCCGACCTGGCAACCCGGCCGGTAGACGAGCTCTCCGGCGGGCAACGGCAGCGCGTGTGGATCGCTATGGTCCTTGCCCAGCAGACACCGCTGATCCTGCTGGATGAGCCCACCACCTATCTCGATATCGCACACCAGATCGAGGTGCTCAACCTGCTTCACGACCTCAACGGGCAGGGGCGAACCATCGTGGCGGTGCTGCACGACCTCAACCATGCCGCTCGGTACGCCTCCAACATCATCGCCATGCAGGACGGCCGGATCGTGGCGCACGGCCCGCCCCGAACGACCATCACCGCCGAGCTGGTCGCCGGGGTCTTCGGCCTGCCCAACATCGTCATCAACGATCCGCTCACGGGCACTCCCCTGGTGGTTCCCGCTGACACCCGGCTGCCCCACCCCGTGCACAGGCCGGCCTGAGCCACGACCTGCATAGCCACAGGTTCAGCCGAGAATCGATCCCACCGTCACGGCCATCTTCTCGTCGCCGCGCGGCAGGGACACCGTGGCGGCGAGCAATCGGCGCAGCCCGGGCAGCCCGCCGCGGCTGAACGCCGCCCGCTGCCGCTCAGCGCCGGTGCCGTCCACCGCCAGCCGCGCCACCGCCTCCGCCGCCAGCTCCAGGTCACCCAGTTGCACGAGCTCGGGCTCGACCAGCCGCAGGAGCCTGCGGAGGCAGTCGTGCGCCGGGGCCAACGCCCCGACCAGCGGATCGAACACCTCGTGGCGCATCCCGAAGTGAGCAGAGTGCAACAGCGCGGCCGACAGGAGCTCTGACGGCATCTCGGCGGATGCCGTCGCCGCGGCGCTCTGCGCGTTCGGGACTGCGAGCGAGTGCGCCACCAGCGCCCGGCACAGTGTGGTGATGAACAGGGTGGTCTGCGTGTCGAGTTGCGCGTCCGCCATCCTGAACTCGATCGTGGGCAGGTGCTCGGAGAGGCGCACATCCCACATGATCACGCCCAGGTCGACGGTGCCGCCGATGCCCAACAGGCGGGCGATCCGCCGGTCGTAGTCCGCGGCGTCGACGAACGAGGGCGGGCAACCGGAGGTCGTCCACCGGCGCAGCAGCACAGTGCGCCAACTGTCGTGCCCGGTGTCCTGCCCTCGCCACAGGGGTGAGTTCGACGCGATCGCCGTCAAAAGGGGCAACCAGGGCCGCACCGCGTTGAGTACGACCACACCGGCCTGCCGACTGGGAATGCCCACGTGTACGTGCAGACCACTCACCTGGTGGTCGGCGATCACGGCGTCCATGGTGCGCACGATGTGTCGGTAGCGTTCGGTGTCGGTGATCGAGGGGAACTCGGTGGTGTCGGGCGGGGTGCCGATACTCGCCACCACGACTCCCAGCTCGGCTGCGCGTATCGCCACCGCACGGCGGAACCCCGCGACGGCCGCACGGGCGTCGTCTATCCGCTCGAACACGGCCGAGGCGTGCTCGATCTGCGAGGCCAAGAACTCCCGGTGCGTGACGTCTCGCCACTTGACCGTGGCCGAGAGCGTGTCGAAAACCCTGGCGCCCGCATCCACTGGGCACAGGGTTTCAGGATCGAGGAACTGGAACTCCTCTTCGATGCCGAACGTAGCCACGATGACCTCTCCCGTCACCGCCCGATCACGACGGTGTGAATCCGATTGGGACGAGTTTGCACTCCATCCCCTCCGCCGGTCAAGGGCTGTCAGGAGGGTCGAAGGATGTGCACAGCGATCTGGGCGCTGGCCCGAGGGAGGTGCATTATGGTCGCGTGCGCGTCGCCGCAGGCGTGCCGGATCGGAGAGGTACGGATGTGCAGATGGCTGGCCTATATCGGGGAACCGCTGCGTCCCTCGAAGATCGTGCTCGACGCAAAGCACTCGATCGTCGCGCAATCGCTGGATTCCCCGCTCGGGGCCGAGACCGTGAACGGTGACGGTTTCGGCTTCGGCTGGTATCCCACCGGAGCCCCGGCGGGTACGGCGCCTGCGCTCTTCCACAGCATCGAACCGGCCTGGAATGACGCGAACCTGCGCGAACTCAGCCGGGCGATCGAGAGCCCACTCTTCTTCACCCACGTACGCGCGGCGACCGCGCCCCCGATCCAGCAGACCAACTGCCACCCGTACCGCTTCGAAAACTGGATGTTCATGCACAACGGAGCCATCGCGAGCTGGCGGCAGCTGCGCCGAGACCTCACCCTGGCGATCGACCCCGAACTGTACCCGAACGTGCTCGGGACGACGGACTCCGAGGTACTTTTCCATCTCGCCCTCAGCCTGGGGCTCCGTGACGACCCGATCGACGCCATCGGGCGCGCGATACGCATGGTCGAGTCCGTCGGGCATTCCCAGGACGTGCAGTTCCCCTGGCAGGGCACCGTCGCCGTGTCGGATGGCACCACGCTCTGGGCATTTCGCTACTCATCCCAGGGCCGCACGCGCTCGTTGTTCCACTCGGCAGACATCCCCACCCTGCGGGAGATGTACCCGGAGCAGGAGCGCCTCGCGGCCTTCGGCGACCGGGCCAAGGTCGTGGTCTCCGAACCGCTCAACGACCTGCCCGGTGCCTTTGTCGAGGTGCCGGAGTCCTCAGCCCTCACGATCGACCCCGATGGGTACCGCCACCAGCCGTTCCTGGTCGGCTGAGAGCACCAGCGCACTGGCGCGGGAGATACAGGAAACGCCACCTCGGAGGGTGGCGTTTCGTGTGTTGTCAGCAGCGTGTGGCAACAACCCAATGGTGGAGATGCGGGGAATTGAACCCCGGTCCATTGCTGTGGTCATGTTTCTTCTACGGGTGTATCCAGTGAAGACGTTTTACTCGGCTCCGGAATTTGCCACTGGCACCTACTCCGACGAGCCCAGCCCTCGTTTAAGTCCCCCTATACCCCGAGGCTCAGGATAGGAGCAATCTCTCTAAATGACGTCAGGATCCGAGTAGAGAGCATTCCCGGTCTGACGGTCTCAATGTGGTTCTACTTAGGCCGCGAGGGCGAAAGCGGAACGCGAGACAGTGCGGTTTGAATTGGCACTTATTGTTTTGCAGAGATCGTTTACGAGATAACCCTGCATCCTCGACCCGCTTCTCACAGTTACGCAGGCAATGTCGAAACCGATCATCCCCATGTTCACGCAGCTCCTGGTCCGTTATGAACCTGAGCGATACGCGGTTGTTGTCACACGCTGTTGAGTTTCCAAGACCGCAGTGGCGAACATTTCAGCCCACCACTACGGCCTTTCAGGATACATCACTTTGAGCGCGAGGCGGTAGCCAGGTCCGCTGGGTCCGCTGGTCTAGCCCGTCAAGACCCCGCGACCCGGCCTCAAAAACGCGCCCATCCGTTGGTCGAGCTCGTCGAGACCCCGCGACCCTGCCCCTCAAGCCCCCCCCATCCGCTGGTCGAGCCTGTCGAGACCCCGCGCCCCGGCCTCAGAGCAGCTGGGTATTAGTCGAAGTCACGTTCTGAGGAGAAAGTGACTTTATGAGGAGATAGTGAGTTTATGAGGACGGAATCGGCCAGAACGTCCTATTTTGCGGCCTATTTCCTCTTAAACGTGCGTCGCCCTCCGCTGGGTCAAGCCGGATAGATCCGCGAGATTGCCCTGTGAATAACATGAGATATCCTCGCATAAGCCTCTCATTCGTGGGAGAATGAAGGTATGGACGAAGACCTGGCAGGTGGTTCCACAGCATCTGAGAATGCAGCAGCAGCGGGAGGCGCTCCCCCTGCGTCTTCAGGTGCGGATGCGCCCTGTGATTGGAACACGAGCCTGGCCGGTCCGGCCCGGGTTACTCCCGCTATCACCGCCTCGCCTGACTCCACCGTAGGCGGCACCACCGACACTCGATCCGGCTCCGCGTCCGGGTCCGGCCGGGCCCGCCGTGCCCCGGGCGACAAGCGGCCGGAGTGGCGGGACCCGTCCGAGCTGCCCGGAGTGCAGCGGGTGGTCGCCGGGGCGTTCGGCGAGAAGTTGAAGGTGTTGGAAGAAGCGTCCCGCACGGTGCAGGCAGTGATGGACTCGATCGACGTCGAGGGCCTCAGCGACCCCGAGGTCGTCGCTTTGACGCAGATGGTGGAGCGCACCGGCCGGCCGGTCGATGCGGCCCGGGTGGCGACGGCGAGCGTGGTGGGGTATCGGTCGCGGCGGTTCCTGGGCAGCGAGTCCCTGGCCTGGCGGTTGGGCTGCTCCCACGCGAACGATTTGCTCACCCGGTTGACGGGCGCGTCGGTGCCGGAAATGAAGCGACGGGTGGCGCTGGGAGACAAGGTCTGCCCGCGGGTGCTCGGAGACAGGGTGTTGGAGCCAGTGTTCCCGGTGGTCGCCGCGGCACTTCGGGCGGGCGAGTTGGGTGTTGATGCGGCGGAGACGATCGTGAAGGGTCTGGCCGATTACACGGTGCATGGCCGGTTTGATGCGAACCAGGACGACGTGCACGGCTGTGAAGCGGCCCTGGTCGAAAGCGCAACCGGGTCGATCTTCGGCCGAACCCCCGACCCCGGCGACGACCCGGATGGCAGCGACCCCGACACGGTCTGCACCGGACCGGTGGCACGCCTGGGCGACTCGGACGGATCCGTCTACTCCGTCGATTCTCTGCACGCCATGGCCCTGCAGTGGCAAGCGTTCCTCAACCCCGACGGCGCCGCGCCCACCGAAGCCGTCCTGGAAGCGAAGTCGACGTTCTCCTTCGGCACACTCACCAACGGCCTCCACCCCCTGCGCGGCGCGGTGACGCCGGAGCTCAAGGGCATCATGCAGGGCGTGTTCAACACCTTCCAGTCCGCCCGCTCCGCCCCCGCGTTCCCCTCCGCGGAAGACCAGCAGCGCATTGAGGCCGGCGAACTCGTACCTGGCGAGGTCATCGACGAGCGCACCGGCGGGGAGAAACGCGCCGATATCCTCCGCGGCATCCTCACCCAGGTCGCCCAGGACCCCCGCACCCCCACCATGGGCGGCATGCCACCCACCGTGATGGTGCACGTGAACGCCACGGACCTCCTCGCCCAGGCCGGGGTCGGATGGATCGACGGGGTGGAGGGGCCGATCTCAATGAAGACGATCAACCAGATGATCGACAACGGCGGCTACCGGCCGATCTTCTTCGGCGGCAACGGCGCCGTCCTCGCCCTCGGCGACAAAGTACGCTGCTTCACAGCCCTACAACGCAAGGCCATCACCGCCCGTGACGGCGGCTGCGTCATCCCGGGCTGTGACTGCCCGCCACAGTGGACCGAAGTCCACCATGTGACGTCCTGGCAAGACGGCGGGCCCACCGATGTCTCCAACGGGGTGCTGTTGTGTTGGTACCACCACCACACCCTCAGCACCGGTGGGTGGCAGATCCGGATGGTGCTCGGCATGCCCGAGGTCAAGGCACCAGCCTGGCTCGACCCGAGCGGCGCATGGCGGAAACCCAATCAGCATCGGGCGCATGACCCGCGGACGCGAAGACCACCACACACCGAGTGACCAGTACGTCACGGGGTCTACTTCGACAGGCTCAGCACGGCGTCGACAAGCTCGACCAGCGAGATGGGCTCGACCAGCGAGACCCCTCTGCTAGTCGCCGAGGTTACGGCGGGCGGAGATGGCCCGGTCCGACTCGCGCTTGTCCTGGCGCTCGCGCAGGGTCTGACGCTTGTCGAATTCCTTCTTGCCCTTGGCCACGGCGATCTCCACCTTGGCCTTACCGTCGCTGAAATAGATCTTCAGCGGGATGAGGGTGTAGCCGCCCTCTTTGGTCTTGTGGCTGATCTTGATGATCTCCTGCTTGTGCAGCAGTAGCTTGCGCTTCCGACGCGGCGGGTGGTTCGTCCACGTGCCGGCGGTGTACTCGGGAATGTGCACGGCATCCAGCCACGCCTCACCGGACTCGATGAACGCGTAGCCGTCGACGAGCGACGCCCGTCCGGCACGAAGTGACTTCACCTCGGTGCCGCTGAGCACCATTCCGGCCTCGTACGTGTCCTCGATGAGGTAGTCGTGGCGCGCCTTGCGATTGGTCGCAACGACCTTCTCGCCTTTTTCCCTGGGCACGGCATTCTCCTCGATCAGTTCGGTGCTTCTGAAATTTGACTGGCACCGCCCGGCATCCGCCGGGCAGCCCATCAGTCTAGCGGACGGCGCGGCCGCTGCTGGCCCGGCTGCGCCGGCCGGATCAGACCTTCAGATAACGGGTGATCGCGAAGTTGGCCGAGGCCGCAGCCAACGCTGCTCCCAAGACCAACAGGATCGGCACCACGGTGAGAGCATCCTGCAGGTCGACGAGGGCGAAGCCGCTCAGCCGCACGCCCAAGTAATCCTGCACGAAGAACTTGACGATGGCCACGACCGCACCACCCGCCAACAACGACCCCAGCAGGGCCGCGAACACGCCCTCCAGGATGAACGGTGTCTGGATGAACCTGTTCGACGCACCCACCAGCCTCATGATGCCCAGCTCCTTGCGCCGGGAAAAGGCCGACAGCCGGATGGTCGTGGCAATCAGCAACGCCGCAGCCACCAGCATCAGCGAGGCGATGCCGATCGCCGTGTAACTGGCCACATTGAGCACCGAGAAGATCTGGTCCAGATACTTGCGCTGATCGGCGACACTCTCGACGCCCGCCACGCCGGACAGACCCTCCACCATCAGCTGCGAATCGTCAGGATTCTTGAGGTTCACCCAGTAGGTCTGGTTGAGCTGCTCAGGCGTCACGTACTCGGCCACCGGGTTGCCGGCGAACTGGGTCTGGAAGTTCTCGAAGGCCTGCTCGTGGGTCTCGAAATAGTACTTGTCGATGAACGGCGCCAGCGTGGGCGACTCGAGCTGGGCCTTGACGGAGTCGATCTGCTCCTGGGTCGCTTCGCCCGCGGTGCAGGTCTCCGCGGTCGACAGGCTGGTGCACATGTAGATGCCCACCTGCGCGCGGTCGTACCAGAAGTTCTTCATCTGGCCGATCTGCATCTGCATGAGGATGGCCGCGCCCACAAAGGTCAGCGAGATGAAGGTCACGAGAACGACCGAGACGACCATCGAGGCGTTGCGGCGCAGGCCGTTGGATGCTTCGGAGAGCACAAGTCCGAGTCTCATCGGGTGGGTCCTACATTCTGCTCACTGGTGGGGTCGGGCTTTTCGCCCGGCGCCCGCAGACCGAGTTTCTCGGCCAGGGTGAGCTGTTCCGGTTCGTCGTGCTGGGTGACCGGGAGAACCGGCCGGGACATGGTGGTGGTGGGCGGCTCCACCGGGGCAACCGGCGCGGGCTCGACCGCAACCGGAACGGCCGCAGCGACCGGCTCGGGTACGGCGGGCACATCCGCCTCCGCAGCGACAGGCTCGACGACAGGAGCGGTCGAGGGAGCCGCAGCCTCAGCCGCCACAGGCGCGGTCTCGGCCGCCGTGGGCGGAGCCGTGCTCACCGCAACAGCAGCGGCCTCGACCTCGGCCGACGCCACCTCCTGGGGCAGCACCTCCGGGGACGGGTAGGTGAAGGGTTCGACCGTGGTGGGGCCGGTGGTCGACGCGGTGGTCGGCATCCGGGATGACCGGGACGCGGCCCGCTCGCCGGCGGGCAGCACCATCGGGATAGCCGCGGTGGCGTAGCCGCCCTGGCGCTCGTCGCGCACGATCTGACCGGCGGAGAGCTCGATGACGCGGCGCTTCATCTTGTCGACGATGCCGGCCTCGTGGGTGGCCATGATCACGGTCGTGCCGCTCGCATTGATCCGGGCGAGCAACGACATGATCTCGGCGCTCGTGGTGGGGTCGAGGTTTCCAGTGGGCTCGTCGGCCAGCACGATCTGGGGCTTGTTCACGATCGCGCGGGCGATGGCCACACGCTGCTGCTCACCGCCGGAGAGTTCGTGCGGCAGGCGCTGGGCCTTCTCGGCCAGTCCCACCATCTGGAGCGTGTCCGGCACGGCCTCCTGGATGTAACCGCGGGACTTGCCGATCACCTGCAGGCTGAACGCGACGTTGTCGTAGACCGACTTGTTCGGCAGCAGCCGGAAGTCCTGGAAGACGACCCCGAGGTTGCGCCGGAAGTAGGGCACCTTGCGGTTGCTGATGGAGCGCAGATCCTGGCCCAGCACGTGAATGCTGCCGCTGGACGGCTTCTCCTCCTTCAGCATCAGGCGAAGGCAGCTTGACTTTCCCGAGCCCGAAGCTCCGACCAGGAAGACAAATTCGCCGCGAAGAATTTCGACGTCGATTGAGTTCAGGGCCGGTCGGTTCGTACCGGGATATTTCTTGGTGATGTGATCAAATCGGATCATGGCGGTTCGAGCCTAGGCAGGCATCCGCGATTTACCTACTTGCGACATGCCCCAAGCAGCAAGTCCATAGGTTCGCCGCGCTCTAGTCGGTGGGCGTCTTGCGCCAGCGGATGCCCGCGGCGATGAATCCGTCGAGGTCGCCGTCGAACACGTTGGACGGGTTGTTCACCTCGTACTCGGTGCGCAGGTCCTTGACCATCTGGTACGGCGCGAGCACGTAGCTGCGCATCTGGTCACCCCAGCTGGCCGTGATGATGCCGGCGAACTCCTTCTTGGTGGCCGCCTCCTGCTCGCGCTGCAGGAGCAGCAGGCGGGATGCCAGCACCCGCATGGCCGCCGCGCGGTTCTGGATCTGGCTCTTCTCGTTCTGGCAGCTCACCACCAGGCCCGTGGGCAGGTGGGTGATGCGCACGGCGGAGTCGGTGGTGTTGACGGACTGGCCGCCGGGGCCACTGGAACGGAACACGTCCACACGGATGTCATTGTCCGGGATCTCCACGGCCTCGGCCTGCTCAATGAGCGGTACCACCTCGACGGCGGCGAACGAGGTCTGGCGCTTGCCGGCGGAGTTGAACGGACTCATCCGCACCAGCCGGTGCGTGCCGGCCTCGACGCTCAGGGTGCCGAACGCGTACGGGGCGTTCACCTCGAAGGTCGCGGACTTGATGCCGGCCTCCTCCGCGTAACTCACGTCGAGCACATTGGTGGTGTAGTCGTGCTGCTCGGCCCAGCGCAGGTACATCCGCAGCAGCATCTCGGCGAAGTCGGCGGCGTCGACGCCGCCGGCACCGGCCCGGATGGTGATCACGGCGGGGTTCGGGTCGAACTCGCCGTTGAGCAGGGTCTGCACTTCCAGGTCGCCGAGCACCTTCTGCACGCTGTGCAGTTCGGCCGTCGCCTCGTCGGCGGACTCCTGGTCGCCCTCGGCGTTGGCGAGCTCCACGAGCACCTCGAGGTCGTCCAGGCGCGACTCGATGCTCTCGATGCGCTTGAGCTCGGACTGGCGGTGACTGAGGTCGCTCGTCACCTTCTGGGCGTGCTCGGAGTCGTTCCACAGGTCGGGGGCACCCGCCTGGTCGTTCAACTCGGCGATGTCCAGTTTCAGACGGTCGATGTCGATCACCGACCGGATGTCGTCAAACGTGGCCCGCAGCGCGGCGATCTGCTCAGAGAAATCCAGCTCAATCATTGTGGAATCCAGCCTACCGGGCGACCCGGCGCGCCCGAGGGGCGCGCGGAGACGGCGTAGCATCGATTCGATGAGTACCGAGCGCCCCTTCAGCCTGCGGGGAGTGGCTCTCGCGGCGTTCCTGCCCACGATGCTCTTCTCCATCGGCGAGGGCGCCATGATCCCCCTCATCCCCCTGGTGGCCGACGGTCTCGGTGCGTCCCTGGCCTTCGCCGGCTTCATCGCCGCGATGGTTATGGTCGGCGAACTGGTCGGCGATATCCCCAGCGGCTCGGTGGTGTCCAGGTTCGGCGAACGCAATTCAATGATCGGCGCCTCGCTCGTGGCGATCCTTGCCGTCCTGGTCTGCATCGTCGCCCCCAACCCGATCGTGCTCGCCGTCGGCATCTTCCTGATCG belongs to Cryobacterium sp. SO2 and includes:
- the ftsE gene encoding cell division ATP-binding protein FtsE produces the protein MIRFDHITKKYPGTNRPALNSIDVEILRGEFVFLVGASGSGKSSCLRLMLKEEKPSSGSIHVLGQDLRSISNRKVPYFRRNLGVVFQDFRLLPNKSVYDNVAFSLQVIGKSRGYIQEAVPDTLQMVGLAEKAQRLPHELSGGEQQRVAIARAIVNKPQIVLADEPTGNLDPTTSAEIMSLLARINASGTTVIMATHEAGIVDKMKRRVIELSAGQIVRDERQGGYATAAIPMVLPAGERAASRSSRMPTTASTTGPTTVEPFTYPSPEVLPQEVASAEVEAAAVAVSTAPPTAAETAPVAAEAAAPSTAPVVEPVAAEADVPAVPEPVAAAVPVAVEPAPVAPVEPPTTTMSRPVLPVTQHDEPEQLTLAEKLGLRAPGEKPDPTSEQNVGPTR
- the prfB gene encoding peptide chain release factor 2, whose translation is MIELDFSEQIAALRATFDDIRSVIDIDRLKLDIAELNDQAGAPDLWNDSEHAQKVTSDLSHRQSELKRIESIESRLDDLEVLVELANAEGDQESADEATAELHSVQKVLGDLEVQTLLNGEFDPNPAVITIRAGAGGVDAADFAEMLLRMYLRWAEQHDYTTNVLDVSYAEEAGIKSATFEVNAPYAFGTLSVEAGTHRLVRMSPFNSAGKRQTSFAAVEVVPLIEQAEAVEIPDNDIRVDVFRSSGPGGQSVNTTDSAVRITHLPTGLVVSCQNEKSQIQNRAAAMRVLASRLLLLQREQEAATKKEFAGIITASWGDQMRSYVLAPYQMVKDLRTEYEVNNPSNVFDGDLDGFIAAGIRWRKTPTD